DNA from Petroclostridium xylanilyticum:
AAAGGATAGGAAGCATTCCTATCCTTTGCTTTTGTGATATCTAGCAAAATTTATTATTTTTGAAGTATTTCTTTAATCATTTCCGCTGCCCAGTCTAAAGCTTCTTGCGGAGTTTTCTTACCAGATAAAGCATATTGGACAGCAGGTACTAATGCTTCATTTTCTATTTGTGACCATTCTGCCAAAGCAGGACGATTTTGAGTCTGAGGACCCCCTAATGTGTCTGAGAGTGATTTTAAGTGTTCATATCCACTCTTTTTGCCGAATTCATCAAATACGGATTTACGTGCAGCTACTCCCAAAGCATCCATATACAGGGCATTTTTCTCATATAGGAATGAAAGATATTTCTTTGCAATATCTTGTTTTTTTGATGAACTTGGAACAACCTGATACCATGGTCCAGGAATAGCACCAACCCCTGCATCACCTGCAATCATAGGTGCTGTACCTACCTTACCTGCTACTTTTGATTTCTGAGGATCATTTGATGGCACGTAGAAATGTCCCCATGCAAGCATCATTGCCAACTTGCCATTCCAGAATAATTCTGATGTCTCTGCAGAAGCCATTTCTAAAGCTCCTGGTGGTACGGATTTATCTTCTCTTAAAATTGTTGTTAAAAATTCCAATGCTTTCACATAAGGTTCTTTGTTTACCAATACTTCACCATTGTTACCTACAACCAATGGTCTTGCCCCGGCCTGCATTACATGATCCAGCCAGCTTGCTACGGAGTCCCCGTTATTTGCGCCAAATACACTGGTACCATAAATATCAATCTGTCCATCATTGTTAGTATCACGCGTGAAGAATTTTGCTACATCTCTATATTCCTTCCATGTTTTTGGTGGCTGTAATTCATAGCCATATTGCTTTTGGAATGCTTCTTTTTCTTTTGGATCTTCAAAAAGGTCTTTACGATATAGTAGTGTTTTACAGTTTGTCCATACCGGCATTCCATAAACTTTATTCTGATAACTTCCTCCTTCAACCAATCCAGGTAGCAAATCCCTTTTCACTTCATCTGTCAAGAGATCATCAATAGGGAGTAACCCTTTAGCAAGTGCAGGGAACCACAAAATATCAATTGTAGCAACATCATATGCTCCTGCGGCCGAAGATACTTCTGCACGAAGTTTATCAAAAACACCGATGTAAGGAACAGCATCAATTCTAACTTCATATCCTGTAGCATTTTTAAATTCATCAGCTGTCTGCTTTGCTACTGCATAAGCTGGACTTCCACCTTCAACTAATACAGTAATAAATTTGTCTCCTGAATCCTTGTTCTCAATTGTTTTAGCTTCCTCATTACCTTTGCTTTCTTGTTGGATAGATTGGTCATTTGCTTTTTGATCATTTACTTTACTGCTACCACAGCCAGTCAGGAAAGTTGTAAATATCATCGCAATAACCAGCAAAAGAGCTACTACAACTTTTCTTTTTCTGAACATTAACCTTCACTCCTCTTAATATAATCTAGATAAACTTATTGTGCCTGTTTCAAGAAGCAATATAAAATATATACTTTATATTACTTCCTGCCTGGGCACAATAAGTTACTTACTAATATTATCATTTATCCCATAATCCATGTTCAGGCCATCTTCTCGGAAGTCGTTGTTTAACCGGTGGTAATTTTGTTAGCGGCTTGTGAGGTTCTAACTGATACCAATAAGCCACACTAGAATACTCATTTCCTTGATCATTTGCATGTCCATGTTCAATAGTAACTTTTATAGATTGGGTAAATCGGATAGGGTCTTCTATATGAAAGCGATAGAGACTCCATTTGCCAAAATGCTCTTGCACATCGCTTCCAAGAGATATTCCGTGATATGGTCCTGCATATTCGCCACTTGGAAATCCCCATGCAGCATTAAAATAATCCTCTGTACCAGTACCATGTAAGGAAGGAGGCCATTTCTCACCATCAATAAATATCATGTCATCTCCTTCACCCGGCCACGTATACACTTGATTAGAAGCATCAAAATTGTCAATATTTAATACACAACCTACGTAATGTCCTTTACCTTCTGCTTCAAGTATTACATAGTTTTCTTCTCCAGTCAGGTTTTTTCCTGGCAAATCCCATGGTGCCGGATCATCCATTTCTTTCGGATGAACCACCTTTTTACATGGATTTTCACTATTCCATGCAGCATGGAATCTTCCAAGATCCTCAGGAACTTCATCTTCATACAGCTCATAATCTATCATAAAGAATAGATTTTTAATTTGCTCTTCACTTTCATTAATCAGCTGTATTCTAGCACCATCAGCAAAAGGCATTGGGAAATAGCTATTCATCGCTGCAGCAAATGGTCCTTTAGGTCCTCTCTTTTCCCCAAATACCATACTTAAAGGTAATGAAACATAATGCTTACATGTAGCATGTCCAATGCCAAAGAAGTCGCCCAGAGGTACTCTTACACTCGGATTTTCTTCACCATCCCAGTACATTTCCAAAATTAGTTTTCTCAAATACTGTGGAGCATAACAACGGGTTGTCATCCAGATATGCTTGATGCATCCTGTCCCTTTTATGTTAGCCATTACTGCAGTTTCTCCTGGTTCTACAATCCAAAAATCTTTATTTCCTCCTGTACGATCCCAGCTAGACTCTCTAAGCGATCTAGCCGACTTAATAAACGGTAATCCTCCTAATGGACTATTTGGTGTCCATACATTCATACATATACCTCCTTAATCTATGCTTTTATAGAGAAAATAACTAACATATTAGATAGATTGTTTGGTTACCTACAACCAATCTATAATTAAATAATAGCATATACAGAATATAAATAATTTTATTTTTCTATCAGGTTTATTGACTTATATTATGAAAAACTATTCGTATAAAATTTTAATTTCTATCAATGAGTCTTGAACCATACTATTGATTGTATTATATTTTGATAATCTTGACTTTTTTTATTATTCTAACTAAAAGTGTCCTTTTTCCACTTCGATTTATAATTTAAAAAAGTATATAAACCTTTACTTGTTTATATACTTTTTATAAGCAGCTATTCTTTTTAAGCTTATCAAATCTATAATTTGCTTTTTTGTTTTCTGTACATAAGAGGTGTTATACCATATTTGTCTTTAAAAACCCGATTAAAGTATTGATCATTATTAAACCCAACACTATAAGCAATTTCATAAATTCTGATATTGCCTTTCCTAAGCAGTTCTTTAGATTTTTCCAGCCGTACATTTAACAAATAATTTGAAAAGCTTACTCCTGTTTCCTTTTTAAATACCATACTAAAATAATTAGGACTAATATTTACATAATCTGAAATATCTTTTAATGATATATCTTCGCTATAGTGGCTTTCTATATATTCAATCGCTTTTATAATATCAGTTCTATGAGAAATATTTTTTTCATTATTTAACTCAATAATTTTCTTTACAATTGAAAAAAACCATCTTTTAATTTCATGTATATTATGTTTTGCTTCAATCTCTTCGTATGGATTAAAATCAGAATCGAACAGTTGTCGAAATTCTACTTCACATTTTATTGCTATCTTGATAACTAAATTGAGCAAATCTAAAATAAAGATTTTTAGATTATTAAAGTGTATAAAAGATGCTTCTAGCCTGCTAATATAATTGTCTATTAGTTTTTCAGCTTTATCTATGTCTCCCTCTATAACAATCCCCAAAAGATTCTTTTCATCTTCTAGTGTTAACATGCAATTTTGACGAAGTTTTTGATTTTTCAAAAAATGTATTTTGTTTTTATATAGCAGCATATAGCCTTCAAGCATACTTTTTGTAGAACCATAAGCTTTGTATATATGCGAAAACTTACCGCACACGTTACTTATACCCGCACTGAAGGTATACGGAGTGTTCTTTTCAATATAGTCACAAATCTTCTCAACGATGTTGCAAATTTTTTTATGAGTTATCGACATATCTTCATCAGCATCAAAGCTCAATAAAAGTGTAAATTCATTATTATGTGTTAAACCAATTATACCAGATACTATCTCTTTAATAAACCCTGCTATTGTTTCAATCACAGATGAATAAATGAATTTCAATTCATCTGAACATATAGATTTTTCGATACTTATGTAATCATCAAATTTAAAAATAATAACATAATATTTATTATCATCTTTAAACAGGTATCTGTAATTTGGATAGTGTTGAATGATTTCATCTTCATTTATAATAATGTTACTCATTATATTTTTAAGTAAATTTGAAGCATCAGCATTATTATAATTTTGCCTATATTTTGCATGCTGTCTTTCTTCATCCAACGATTTCTTTGCTTTTTCTAGAATACTAATAAAAGAATCCTTTGTTAAGTTTTGCTTGAGGATATAATCGAAAGCACCGCATTTAAGGGCTTCCCGTACAAAGTCATAATCGCTGTAGCAGCTCAAAGCTATTACTTTAATTATTTTTCCACTGTCAGCTATATATTTTATTAATTCAACTCCATTCATAATTGGCATACTGATATCTGTTATGATTATGTCAGCAGGATTATTCTCAATGAATTCTTTAGCTTCCATACCATTTTCTTTCTCAGCAATAAGTTTCAAGTTATATGAGGACCAATCTATTAAACTTCGCAGATATGTTCTAACCAGTGCATCATCTTCAACAATCACTACATTATACATGCTTTTCCACACCTTCCTTTTCCTTAATAACAGGCAAACGAATTACTGCTTCTGTCCCTTGTTTTAACCCACTTACATAATACAATCCATAATTGTCACCAAAATATAGTTTAATCCTTTCATTAACATTTTTTATTCCTATACCACTAAACACGTTTTTGTATTCATCCTTTTTATCCTGAAACATTTTTTTCAAGATATCTTCCTTAATTCCTTTACCATTGTCTTGAATTTTAAATATAACTGCATCTTCTTCCATTCTACCTATGATTTTTATTACAAAATCTTTACAGTAATTCTCAATTCCATGAAGAATAGAGTTTTCAATAATAGGCTGAATTAATAACTTTAGAGTATAATAGGTTTTAATTTCCGGGTCTATATCATATATAATTTTAAATTTATCTCGATATTTATAAGATTGTATAAAAATATATTTCTTTATATATTTAATTTCTTCGTTAATAGTAATAAATTCCCCACCCTTGTTAATACTTGCCATTAATAAACTAATAAGGGAATCCAACATTTCTTCTATCTCAGCCTGTTTTTTTATTGAAGCAAGGCATTTTATGGAAAATAGCGTATTATACAAAAAATGAGGCTTAATCTGTGCTTGAAGTGCATGAATATACGCTTCCTTTTTTTCCCTTTCTTCTTCTCGAATATCATCCATTAATTTTCTGATCTCTGCAACCATCGTATTAAACCTTTTGCTTATTTTTCCGACTTCATTGCTTCCGTCAAAGTCAAGTTTAGTATTAAAGTCCCCTTTCTCTAAGCTCTCCATAGCATTTCCTAGCTTTTCTAACGGCATTGCTATTTTAGATGAAAGTAATACTGAAATACTAATTATAAAGATAGAACTCAATATAATAACGATTAGAGCTGTGGTAAAAATACGGTTAATTTCCAATTCAATAAACCTCATTGGAATAGTAGAAATTATCTTCCATGGTGTTTTATCAATTGCGGAGTAAACCACTAAATATTCTTTATTGTCAATCTTAGTAATAAAAGTGCCAGAAGCTTTATTAATGTTATCAAGCAACATAGGAACTATCTTAGTTGAAATACGATTTTTATCAGGATGTGATACGATTGAACCTTGTTCATCAATTATAAATATTGTAGATTCATTTCCAAAATAAGTGTCTTTATAAAGTTTACAAATACTTTTTTCATATATCTGTAACTGTATTACACCATTTACGCTATAAAAGCTAGGTATTGAACTAAGTAGATATATATAATTATTCTTAACCGGATCAGAACCGGCTAACGCTTCTGTTGTCCAAATTTTTTTATCATAATTAGTAATAAGACTTTTAAACATGCCGGTATCCTTATAATTAAGATCGTAATAAATAATGTTACTATCCGACCTTATAATATTTAAACGATTAACAGGATAAATAAATACCGATTTTATATCTGGTACATTATACGTAAAATAGTACAGCTTTTGCTTAACTGTATTGTATTGTGAGTAATTCTTAAAGTCTGTGGTTTTTTGAGATAGTAAAGAATAGAGATCATAATCTAATGCGATTGTTGAGCAAACTTTTTCATATTCTTCCAACTTTTTAGTAATGTCATTGCTTAGAATATTAAGTGTTTGACTTATAAAAGTTTTAGATTTTTCTCTAAGGGTGTGTGAAACAATATTAAAGGTTCCAATACCGAGCGCCAATATAAATACAAGTGAAATAGGTATATAGGTAAAAATAAGCTGAGATCTAATATTCAGAGATTTAAACATATTTAAAAGCTTTTTAAGCAAAGTTATATTTAATCTGTCCATCTGCTATCACATCCAATCATATTGATCGCTGTAGCAATATACAAAACAATACATAATCTATTATGTAAATATAATTAATTATATCATATTTATTGATATTACATAAGTACTTTTTATTTTTTCAGGTCATATAAGATTGCACAAATATTTACTCCTGCTGCTTGGTCAATTGTTCATTACACTCCAGACTGTCTTTTGTAATAATTTCATACATATCAAGATTCTCCTTTGTCCTAATATCAATTTTTGTTTTCATATGCTCAACCTAAATAATTTTTAGCAGAAAAAGGACGAGATTCTCTCGCCCCTATATATCTACTTATTTATATCCCCTTCATGGTCAGCGATATTCTCTTTCTCGCCACGTCTACTTCTAATACTTTCACCTTTACAATATTCCCTACTGCTACCACATCCATCGGATGTTTTACATATTTATCGCTGAGCTGGGAGATATGCACCAGCCCGTCCTGGTGTACGCCGATATCTACAAAAGCACCGAAGTCAATGACATTTCGCACAGTTCCTGTCAGAATCATGTCCGTCTTCAGGTCCTCTATATGAAGCACGTCGCTCATCAGCACCGGCTTCGGAAGCTCATCCCTGGGATCACGGCCGGGTTTTAAAAGTTCATCCACAATGTCTCTTAAGGTGGGTATTCCTATCCCAAGTTCCTCCGCAAGCTTTTTGGCATCTAATTGTGCAACCTTATCCTTCAGGTCTTTTAAATTATTGGCTTTTACATCCTCCATGGTATATCCTGTCATTTGCAGCAGCTTTTCTGCAGCTTCATAAGACTCAGGATGTACTGAAGTATTATCCAGCACATTCTCTCCACCAGGAATTCTTAAGAATCCTGCACACTGTTCAAAGGCTTTAGGCCCTAATTTACTAACTTTCAGCAATTGCTCTCTATTTGTAAACTTTCCATTTTCCTCTCTATAGGCTACAATATTCTTTGCTAT
Protein-coding regions in this window:
- a CDS encoding ABC transporter substrate-binding protein, whose protein sequence is MFRKRKVVVALLLVIAMIFTTFLTGCGSSKVNDQKANDQSIQQESKGNEEAKTIENKDSGDKFITVLVEGGSPAYAVAKQTADEFKNATGYEVRIDAVPYIGVFDKLRAEVSSAAGAYDVATIDILWFPALAKGLLPIDDLLTDEVKRDLLPGLVEGGSYQNKVYGMPVWTNCKTLLYRKDLFEDPKEKEAFQKQYGYELQPPKTWKEYRDVAKFFTRDTNNDGQIDIYGTSVFGANNGDSVASWLDHVMQAGARPLVVGNNGEVLVNKEPYVKALEFLTTILREDKSVPPGALEMASAETSELFWNGKLAMMLAWGHFYVPSNDPQKSKVAGKVGTAPMIAGDAGVGAIPGPWYQVVPSSSKKQDIAKKYLSFLYEKNALYMDALGVAARKSVFDEFGKKSGYEHLKSLSDTLGGPQTQNRPALAEWSQIENEALVPAVQYALSGKKTPQEALDWAAEMIKEILQK
- a CDS encoding glycoside hydrolase family 172 protein translates to MNVWTPNSPLGGLPFIKSARSLRESSWDRTGGNKDFWIVEPGETAVMANIKGTGCIKHIWMTTRCYAPQYLRKLILEMYWDGEENPSVRVPLGDFFGIGHATCKHYVSLPLSMVFGEKRGPKGPFAAAMNSYFPMPFADGARIQLINESEEQIKNLFFMIDYELYEDEVPEDLGRFHAAWNSENPCKKVVHPKEMDDPAPWDLPGKNLTGEENYVILEAEGKGHYVGCVLNIDNFDASNQVYTWPGEGDDMIFIDGEKWPPSLHGTGTEDYFNAAWGFPSGEYAGPYHGISLGSDVQEHFGKWSLYRFHIEDPIRFTQSIKVTIEHGHANDQGNEYSSVAYWYQLEPHKPLTKLPPVKQRLPRRWPEHGLWDK
- a CDS encoding response regulator transcription factor — translated: MYNVVIVEDDALVRTYLRSLIDWSSYNLKLIAEKENGMEAKEFIENNPADIIITDISMPIMNGVELIKYIADSGKIIKVIALSCYSDYDFVREALKCGAFDYILKQNLTKDSFISILEKAKKSLDEERQHAKYRQNYNNADASNLLKNIMSNIIINEDEIIQHYPNYRYLFKDDNKYYVIIFKFDDYISIEKSICSDELKFIYSSVIETIAGFIKEIVSGIIGLTHNNEFTLLLSFDADEDMSITHKKICNIVEKICDYIEKNTPYTFSAGISNVCGKFSHIYKAYGSTKSMLEGYMLLYKNKIHFLKNQKLRQNCMLTLEDEKNLLGIVIEGDIDKAEKLIDNYISRLEASFIHFNNLKIFILDLLNLVIKIAIKCEVEFRQLFDSDFNPYEEIEAKHNIHEIKRWFFSIVKKIIELNNEKNISHRTDIIKAIEYIESHYSEDISLKDISDYVNISPNYFSMVFKKETGVSFSNYLLNVRLEKSKELLRKGNIRIYEIAYSVGFNNDQYFNRVFKDKYGITPLMYRKQKSKL
- a CDS encoding sensor histidine kinase is translated as MDRLNITLLKKLLNMFKSLNIRSQLIFTYIPISLVFILALGIGTFNIVSHTLREKSKTFISQTLNILSNDITKKLEEYEKVCSTIALDYDLYSLLSQKTTDFKNYSQYNTVKQKLYYFTYNVPDIKSVFIYPVNRLNIIRSDSNIIYYDLNYKDTGMFKSLITNYDKKIWTTEALAGSDPVKNNYIYLLSSIPSFYSVNGVIQLQIYEKSICKLYKDTYFGNESTIFIIDEQGSIVSHPDKNRISTKIVPMLLDNINKASGTFITKIDNKEYLVVYSAIDKTPWKIISTIPMRFIELEINRIFTTALIVIILSSIFIISISVLLSSKIAMPLEKLGNAMESLEKGDFNTKLDFDGSNEVGKISKRFNTMVAEIRKLMDDIREEEREKKEAYIHALQAQIKPHFLYNTLFSIKCLASIKKQAEIEEMLDSLISLLMASINKGGEFITINEEIKYIKKYIFIQSYKYRDKFKIIYDIDPEIKTYYTLKLLIQPIIENSILHGIENYCKDFVIKIIGRMEEDAVIFKIQDNGKGIKEDILKKMFQDKKDEYKNVFSGIGIKNVNERIKLYFGDNYGLYYVSGLKQGTEAVIRLPVIKEKEGVEKHV